In the genome of Candidatus Dadabacteria bacterium, the window GTCTTGAGACTGCTCTCTCACTTTCGCTTGAACTGGTGGAAAAAGGAATCATTACTCTTGAGGAGATGATAAAAAAGCTTACTGTTGCTCCTTCAGAAATAGTAGGCATAGAAAGAGGGACGCTTGTTCCCGGCTCAATCGCCGATCTTGTGGTGTTCGATCCCGGCATGAGCCGTACGGTAAACCCTGAGGAGTTTTTCTCAAAGAGTGGAAACACTCCGTTTTCCGGGTGGGAACTCAAAGGAGTGGTAAGCAATACGATAGTTTCGGGGAAGGTCGTTTTCAGTCGCAGCTAGGTTTTATTCTTGCGATAGCCAACGGAAAAGAGATTCCAACGCAATGGAAGACAAGCAGTTTGAACTAAGAAAATCAAAGCTAGAAGAGCTAAGGGCAATGGGCATTGACCCTTATGCAAACAGTTTTACACCGGAGCATACCGCCGGAGAACTGCTCTCCCTGCATGCTTCGAAGTCTCCTGAAGAACTTGAACAGATGGAAGGGCTCTTCAGCTTGGCTGGAAGAATCGTTTCAAAGAGGGACTTCGGAAAAAGTGCTTTTTTTCATCTGTCGGACCGCACGGGGCGGATTCAGGGATTTATACAGAAAAACTCCATTGACGAGAAAACCTTTACGTTGTTTCGCAAGCTGATTGACGTGGGAGATTTTGCCGGTGTCCGCGGAGAGCTTTTTAAAACCAAGACCGGAGAGCTTACAATAAGGATCCGGGAGCTTTTTTTCCTCACAAAGGCCCTGAGGCCGCTTCCTGAAAAATGGCACGGTCTTCAGGATGTGGAGATAAGATACCGCCAGCGCTACTTGGATCTGATTGCTAACCAGAGAACCAGGGAGATTTTCAAGGCAAGGTCAAAGGTGATAAACCTGATAAGAAGGTTTCTTGACGAAAGGGATTTCCTTGAAGTGGAGACCCCAGTGCTTCACCCGATTGCCGGAGGCGCAACCGCAAAACCCTTTATTACTCATCATAATGCCCTTGATATGGACCTTTATCTGAGAATAGCGCCTGAGCTTTATCTGAAACGACTTGTCGTTGGGGGACTTGAGAGAGTTTATGAACTTGGAAGAACGTTCAGAAATGAGGGAGTGTCCACCAAGCACAACCCGGAATTCACCATGATTGAGTTCTATCAGGCTTACGCAACTTATGAAGACCTTATGAACCTCATAGAAGAGCTTGTCTGCTACGTGGTGGAAAATACGGTAGGAGACATGCTGGTTGAGTACGAAGATAAGAAGATAGATTGCAAGAGACCTTGGAGAAGAATTAACATTTATGAGGCCCTACGAGAGAAATTTGGTTCCGAAATAACTGAAGATGACCAGTTTCTCTTTGCAAAAGCGGATTCCATGGGAATAAGCCATAACGGGATTAAGGGGAAGGCTCTCACGGAGATTTTCGAGGCGCTTTTCGAGGATACTCTCCTTAACCCGACTTTTGTTTACGGTTTCCCGCTTGATGTCTCCCCGCTTGCCAGAAAAAACGATGATGATCCTGAAGTGGTTGACAGATTCGAGCTTTACATCTACGGAAGGGAGATAGCCAACGCTTTTTCTGAGCTTAACGACCCGATTGATCAGAAAAAACGGTTCACGGACCAGGTCGAAATGAAAAAAAAGGGCGAGGATGAATATCACGAAATGGATAACGATTACGTGTCGGCCCTTGAGTACGGAATGCCCCCGACGGCCGGAGCCGGTATAGGAATCGACCGTCTGGTGATGCTACTTACCAACTCCTCTTCCATAAGAGAAGTCATTTTCTTCCCCCACCTCAGACCTTAGAATAGCTCAAATGTGCTGACGACTTTGCTTTGTTGGTCGCTTCTAGTTGAGTTGGCATCCGTTTCCTTGAAACGTGCCCGAGAACCCTGCCGGGTTATCGAACCTGCCTCTTAGGTCACCGGTTTCTCGGTCTAACGTTCCGGTAACCCTTGTCCCATCGCTTGTAGTAGCTGACAGGACAGTTCCGGAAAGAGTGCCACTCAGATCTGCAGATATGTTATAAGCAATGTTATACGCAAATCCTGTTATCCTGCCCGAATCATTAATGTCAAAAGTGAAGACTCCATACTCGTCAGAACCATCACTTCGCCAATTCCCAGTAGCACGGTATACCGCATATTGACCACCACCGATTCTCCTGCCGGAGAAGCTGCCACTGATGCTTGGATCAAGAGGATATCTCCATTGACCTTCAACTGTATCCACAGAAGTAAAGCGGCCGTTGCACTCTGTTCCTTGATCCGTACTTCCGCTTGCGAATGCGGCATTCTGGTCATAGCTGATGGATCTTGTGCCTGTAAGTGTAATATAATCCTCCTGCTCAGTTAGGAACACCGAATTGTGGCTTCCAAATGATCTCTGGCGGTTGTCTCATCTGAAAAATCAGAAAAACTTTCATATTCTTCCTCTAAATCAGATCTTATGCTTTCCAGTTGTTGGTCAAAATCATCGGAATTGATTTCCAATGTCCAGTCTTTCGCCCGCGTCTGAACATCCTGCGAAATGGTTATACCGTTGGATAGTTCTGCGTCCTGGTCCAAAGAAGTAAGAAGACGTGCCATGTTCACTACCGGCTTGGAACTTGAACTGCCTTGCTCAACCAGGTCTACAGGGGTAACAACCGATTTATCTTTGGCTTCTCCTAATGTTACAGCTCCGACTGAGAACATAACGGTTTCTCCAACTTCGTAGGTAAACCTTCCCTCTGAATCGGTAACTCCACTCTGTCTTCCTGAGACATAGCTCAGCCCCGCAACGTTGGTATCTTTAAATTGACCCGTTGCAGTTCTGGCTGTGGGTCGTCGGTCACTTGGAGTGTCATTCCCACCACCTCCCCCGCAACCAACGACAAAAAACAAAACTGTGAAAAGAGACAGAACAACTCTCATAATGCCCTCCTAAACTTTCTGATCTCCGACACACGTAGGCGTCGGGCTCTGCTAGCAGTCAGAACAGTTTCAGACGCTCCGCCTATTTCCCCCAGAGGGGTGTTTTATTTAACGGAAAGCCCGACAAGCGGACTGTTCCAACTGCTAGCGATTGAAATTATAACAGAAAAGGAAGGTGTAAGGTAGCCTGTTTTGGGATACAACTTAACAACTCGAATCCAAGCTAATTGTCCTTGCGGGTCTCTTTTTCATGATGCTATGTATTAACTGAAAATGGGCTCTTGTTCCTACTGGTGGCAATTGACTTTGTTCAAATACTATTGATATTTATTGATCAGGAGAGGGAGCAGTGGCTAAGCTGAAAGAGGAAATTGCTGTTTACGAAAAAATGCGCAATGACTTGGAAATTGATCACTTTGGAAAGTGGGTCATTGTTTACAACAAGGAACTTGCTGGAACATACGACTCTTTTGAGTTGGCAGCTGAAGACGCTGTAAAACGTTTCGGTCGAGGTCCTTATCTTATACGGAAAGTCGGTGCATCACCCATAACACTTCCCGCTTCCGTACTATACCACACAGATAATGTCGTCGGTTGATTGCGGGTTCAGAGAACAAAATCTCTTGGTGCAGCTTGGTCCTACTCTAGGAGTAGGAATCGGTTTCGATCCGAATTATTCTCCAAATGGTGTGTCTCCTCCCAATTTACCGGAAAGACTCTGGCCCGCCTTGGTGGATGCTGGCGCAGGTGAGAGTTGTATTGATTCAACTCTTGCTGATGAGTTACAGCTCCCTGTTTTCGACCGAATAAGTATATCTGGAGTTCATGGAAGGTCGGAGCTTAATTTGCATCTTGCTCAGATTCACGTTCCCTCTTTGCAGTTTACTACCTATGGTAGGTTTGCCGGTGTTCACTTAATTTCAGGAGGCCAACGACATTACGCTCTTATCGGCAGAAGTTTTCTGCGGAGCTTCAACATGGTTTATAATGGAAAAACGGGATCCGTTACTTTATCGCGTTAGATAAAAATCTCTCAACTTCCCTCTATAATGAGTTACGAATCGTTAATCTCCCTTAGGTACCTGAAGTCGGGAACTGGGCGTGGTTTTCTCTCCCTGATCGGTCTTATCTCCATTCTGGGCGTTCTCTTGGGAGTAGCATCGCTTGACGTGGTGCTTTCGGTCATGAAGGGGTTTGAGGATGAACTCAGGGACAAGATAATAGGTGCGAGTTCCCACGTAGTCGTAATGAGCTACGAAGGAGACTTCGAGGATTTTGCGGAAGTGGAGAAGAAACTTGAGCACTTTCCCGGTGTAACCTCGACAAGTCCCTTTATTTACAATCACGGCATGCTTGTCACGGAATATGCCGTTTCAGGTTCCGTGATAAGGGGGATAGACCCAAACAATTCTGCCTCGGTTGCCGCTGTGGCTGAAGCGGTGGGAAAAGGAAGCTTGCTGGAGGCAGGCAAGAACCGTGACGTCCTCTTTGATGAAGGGGTCCGGATTGTTTCTGGGCTTTCGCGTAAGACTGCTTCCGGCCATCCTCCGATCATCATAGGCAGGGAACTTTCAAATCTGATTGGCGCGACAATCGGGGATACGGTAAACCTTGTTTCCCCCTACGGGAAGATCGGTCCTTTCGGCCCGACTGCAAAGATAAGAAAATTCGGTGTAATAGGTGTTTTTGATTACGGCATGATTGAATACGATTCGTCTACCGCCTACGTATCGC includes:
- the lysS gene encoding lysine--tRNA ligase translates to MEDKQFELRKSKLEELRAMGIDPYANSFTPEHTAGELLSLHASKSPEELEQMEGLFSLAGRIVSKRDFGKSAFFHLSDRTGRIQGFIQKNSIDEKTFTLFRKLIDVGDFAGVRGELFKTKTGELTIRIRELFFLTKALRPLPEKWHGLQDVEIRYRQRYLDLIANQRTREIFKARSKVINLIRRFLDERDFLEVETPVLHPIAGGATAKPFITHHNALDMDLYLRIAPELYLKRLVVGGLERVYELGRTFRNEGVSTKHNPEFTMIEFYQAYATYEDLMNLIEELVCYVVENTVGDMLVEYEDKKIDCKRPWRRINIYEALREKFGSEITEDDQFLFAKADSMGISHNGIKGKALTEIFEALFEDTLLNPTFVYGFPLDVSPLARKNDDDPEVVDRFELYIYGREIANAFSELNDPIDQKKRFTDQVEMKKKGEDEYHEMDNDYVSALEYGMPPTAGAGIGIDRLVMLLTNSSSIREVIFFPHLRP
- a CDS encoding FtsX-like permease family protein encodes the protein MSYESLISLRYLKSGTGRGFLSLIGLISILGVLLGVASLDVVLSVMKGFEDELRDKIIGASSHVVVMSYEGDFEDFAEVEKKLEHFPGVTSTSPFIYNHGMLVTEYAVSGSVIRGIDPNNSASVAAVAEAVGKGSLLEAGKNRDVLFDEGVRIVSGLSRKTASGHPPIIIGRELSNLIGATIGDTVNLVSPYGKIGPFGPTAKIRKFGVIGVFDYGMIEYDSSTAYVSLEDAMNFFETRSKITGIEIRVEDIYQARETGDKIAETLGFPFYARNWEDSNRSLFRALRLERMAIGIFLGFIVLVAALNIVSTLTMLVMEKKRDIAVLISMGARKSGIRRIFVYDGMIIGTAGTLLGTLLGYLICRFLETSNFIKEAIPFDDNVYPISEFPVRIEPVYFLVVAASSLLICFLATLYPSYRASRENPVESLRYE